From the genome of Pseudomonas yamanorum, one region includes:
- a CDS encoding MFS family transporter, with the protein MTTKTSHYTGEERSKRIFAIVGASSGNLVEWFDFYVYAFCAIYFAPAFFPSDDPTVQLLNTAGVFAAGFLMRPIGGWLFGRVADKHGRKNSMMISVLMMCAGSLVIAFLPTYKDIGAWAPALLLVARLFQGLSVGGEYGTTATYMSEVALKGQRGFFASFQYVTLIGGQLLAVLVVVILQQILTEDELRAWGWRIPFVIGAIAAVISLLLRRTLKETTSKEMREDKDAGSIAALFRDHKAAFITVLGYTAGGSLIFYTFTTYMQKYLVNTAGMHAKTASYIMTGALFFYMCMQPVFGMLADKIGRRNSMLWFGALGTLCTVPILLTLKTVSSPFLAFVLITLALAIVSFYTSISGLVKAEMFPPQVRALGVGLAYAVANAIFGGSAEYVALGLKSMGMENTFYWYVTAMMAVAFLFSLRLPKEAAYLHHDL; encoded by the coding sequence ATGACAACAAAAACCAGCCACTACACCGGAGAAGAACGCAGCAAAAGGATTTTTGCGATTGTCGGTGCCTCTTCCGGCAACCTCGTCGAATGGTTCGACTTCTACGTCTATGCCTTCTGCGCCATCTATTTCGCCCCGGCGTTTTTCCCGTCGGACGACCCCACCGTGCAACTGCTCAACACCGCTGGCGTGTTCGCCGCCGGCTTCCTGATGCGCCCCATCGGCGGCTGGCTGTTCGGCCGGGTGGCGGATAAACACGGTCGCAAGAATTCGATGATGATCTCGGTGCTGATGATGTGCGCCGGCTCCCTGGTCATCGCCTTTTTGCCCACCTATAAAGACATCGGCGCCTGGGCCCCGGCCTTGCTGCTGGTGGCCCGGTTGTTCCAGGGCCTGTCGGTAGGCGGCGAATACGGCACTACCGCTACCTATATGAGTGAAGTGGCGCTCAAGGGCCAGCGCGGGTTCTTTGCCTCGTTCCAGTACGTGACCCTGATCGGCGGGCAACTGCTGGCGGTGTTGGTGGTGGTGATCCTGCAACAGATCCTCACCGAAGATGAACTGCGGGCCTGGGGCTGGCGGATTCCGTTTGTGATCGGCGCCATTGCGGCGGTGATCTCGCTGCTGCTGCGTCGCACCCTGAAAGAAACCACCAGCAAGGAAATGCGTGAAGACAAGGACGCCGGCAGCATTGCCGCGCTGTTCCGCGATCACAAGGCCGCGTTTATCACCGTGCTCGGCTACACCGCCGGCGGTTCGCTGATTTTCTACACGTTCACCACCTACATGCAGAAGTACCTGGTGAACACCGCCGGGATGCACGCCAAGACCGCCAGCTACATCATGACCGGCGCGCTGTTCTTCTACATGTGCATGCAGCCGGTGTTCGGCATGCTGGCGGACAAGATTGGCCGCCGTAACTCGATGCTGTGGTTCGGTGCCCTGGGCACGCTTTGCACCGTGCCGATCCTGTTGACCCTGAAAACCGTCAGCAGTCCGTTCCTGGCCTTTGTGTTGATCACCCTGGCCCTGGCCATCGTGAGCTTCTACACCTCCATCAGCGGCCTGGTGAAAGCCGAGATGTTCCCGCCGCAAGTGCGTGCATTGGGCGTGGGCCTGGCGTATGCGGTGGCGAACGCGATCTTCGGTGGTTCGGCGGAATACGTGGCCTTGGGGCTCAAGTCCATGGGCATGGAGAACACCTTCTACTGGTACGTCACGGCGATGATGGCGGTGGCGTTCCTGTTCAGCTTGCGCCTGCCCAAAGAGGCGGCGTACTTGCATCACGATCTGTAA
- the pcaG gene encoding protocatechuate 3,4-dioxygenase subunit alpha produces MSLNATTSHTVGPYYHIGLTWLNREDLTVAATLGERVAITGQVVDGNGDVVNDAMLEVWQANAAGKYDHPEDDQDKPVDPNFEGFGRVPVDAEGRFRFTTIKPGSVPGLKGTTQAPHLVVLVFARGLVKHLLTRIYFDGEAANGDDALLACVPQERRRTLIAKADATGVYQWNVILQGTDEETVFFDY; encoded by the coding sequence ATGAGCCTCAACGCGACTACTTCCCACACCGTCGGGCCGTATTACCACATCGGCCTGACCTGGCTGAACCGCGAAGACCTCACCGTTGCCGCCACCCTCGGTGAGCGCGTGGCGATCACCGGGCAGGTGGTGGATGGCAACGGCGATGTGGTCAACGACGCCATGCTGGAAGTCTGGCAGGCCAATGCGGCCGGCAAGTACGACCATCCTGAGGATGATCAGGACAAGCCGGTGGACCCGAACTTCGAAGGCTTTGGCCGGGTGCCGGTGGATGCCGAAGGGCGTTTCAGGTTTACCACCATCAAGCCGGGCAGTGTGCCGGGGTTGAAGGGCACGACCCAGGCGCCGCATTTGGTGGTGCTGGTGTTTGCCCGTGGGTTGGTGAAGCACCTGCTGACGCGGATTTACTTTGACGGTGAGGCGGCGAATGGCGATGACGCGCTGTTGGCGTGTGTGCCGCAGGAACGCCGGCGCACGTTGATCGCCAAGGCGGATGCGACGGGTGTGTATCAGTGGAATGTGATTTTGCAGGGCACAGACGAGGAGACGGTGTTCTTCGATTATTGA
- the pcaH gene encoding protocatechuate 3,4-dioxygenase subunit beta has protein sequence MSDKPGYRRPQAGTQPDYLHPAYQSTNLRSPSKPLVFLPHSLSEITGPTIGAERINEKDNDLTAQHEGEPQGERIIIHGRVLDENGLPVPGILVEIWQANAAGRYNHKRDQHDAPLDPNFTGTGRTVTDAEGWYQFQTIKPGAYPWGNHHNAWRPAHIHFSLFGPSVLTRLVTQMYFPGDPLLAYDPIYNCVPDTSAKERLIASFDLEKTIPHYALGYRWDIVLRGRDATPMEK, from the coding sequence ATGAGTGACAAGCCCGGATACCGGCGCCCGCAAGCGGGTACTCAGCCTGATTACCTGCACCCGGCCTACCAGTCGACGAACCTGCGTTCGCCGTCCAAGCCGTTGGTGTTCCTGCCCCATTCCTTGTCGGAAATCACCGGCCCGACTATCGGCGCCGAGCGCATCAACGAAAAGGACAACGACCTGACCGCCCAGCATGAAGGCGAGCCCCAGGGCGAACGCATCATCATTCACGGGCGTGTGCTGGACGAAAACGGCTTGCCCGTGCCCGGCATCCTCGTGGAAATCTGGCAGGCCAATGCTGCCGGCCGCTACAACCACAAGCGCGACCAGCACGACGCGCCGCTGGACCCGAACTTCACCGGCACCGGGCGCACCGTCACCGACGCCGAGGGCTGGTACCAGTTCCAGACCATCAAGCCCGGCGCCTACCCGTGGGGCAACCATCACAACGCGTGGCGCCCGGCGCACATCCACTTCTCGCTGTTCGGCCCGAGTGTGCTGACGCGGTTGGTGACGCAGATGTATTTCCCCGGCGACCCGCTGCTGGCCTACGACCCGATCTACAACTGCGTCCCGGACACGTCCGCCAAGGAACGCCTGATCGCCAGTTTCGACCTGGAAAAAACCATTCCGCACTATGCCCTCGGCTACCGCTGGGACATCGTCCTGCGCGGCCGCGACGCCACGCCGATGGAGAAATGA
- the pcaF gene encoding 3-oxoadipyl-CoA thiolase, producing MMRDVFICDAIRTPIGRFGGGLSTVRADDLAALPIKALMERNPSVDWNAVDEVFLGCANQAGEDNRNVARMAALLAGLPENIPGVTLNRLCASGMDAIGTAFRAIASGEMELAIAGGVESMSRAPFVMGKADAAFSRNMKLEDTTIGWRFINPLMKAQYGVDPMPQTADNVAEDYKVSRVDQDAFALRSQQRTAVAQAAGFFAEEIVPVRVAHKKGETLVEHDEHPRADTTLEALTKLKPVNGPDKTVTAGNASGVNDGAAALILASAEAVKKHGLTARARVLGMASAGVAPRVMGIGPVPAVRKLVERLGLAVTDFDVIELNEAFASQGLAVLRELGIADDAPQVNPNGGAIALGHPLGMSGARLVLTALHQLEKTGGSKGLATMCVGVGQGLALAIERV from the coding sequence CTGATGCGCGACGTATTTATCTGTGACGCCATTCGTACCCCCATCGGCCGTTTTGGCGGTGGCTTGTCCACCGTGCGTGCCGATGACCTGGCGGCACTGCCGATCAAGGCGCTGATGGAACGCAACCCATCGGTGGACTGGAACGCGGTGGATGAAGTGTTCCTCGGCTGCGCCAACCAGGCCGGTGAAGACAACCGCAACGTGGCGCGCATGGCAGCATTGTTGGCGGGCCTTCCGGAAAACATTCCCGGCGTCACCCTGAACCGCCTGTGCGCCTCGGGCATGGACGCGATCGGCACGGCTTTCCGCGCCATCGCCAGCGGCGAAATGGAGCTGGCGATTGCCGGTGGCGTTGAGTCGATGTCCCGCGCACCGTTTGTGATGGGCAAGGCCGATGCGGCGTTCTCGCGCAACATGAAGCTGGAAGACACCACCATCGGCTGGCGTTTCATCAACCCGTTGATGAAGGCCCAGTACGGCGTCGATCCGATGCCGCAAACCGCCGACAACGTGGCCGAAGATTACAAAGTCTCCCGCGTCGATCAGGACGCCTTCGCTCTGCGCAGCCAGCAACGTACCGCTGTTGCACAGGCTGCCGGCTTCTTCGCCGAAGAAATCGTGCCGGTGCGTGTCGCCCATAAAAAAGGCGAAACCCTGGTCGAGCACGACGAGCACCCGCGGGCCGATACCACTTTGGAAGCCCTGACCAAACTCAAGCCGGTCAACGGCCCTGACAAGACTGTCACCGCGGGCAACGCCTCGGGTGTGAACGACGGCGCCGCGGCGCTGATCCTGGCCTCCGCTGAAGCCGTCAAAAAACATGGCCTGACCGCTCGCGCTCGTGTGCTGGGCATGGCCAGTGCCGGTGTGGCGCCTCGCGTCATGGGCATCGGCCCGGTGCCGGCGGTGCGCAAACTAGTGGAGCGCCTCGGCCTGGCGGTCACCGATTTTGATGTGATCGAGCTCAACGAAGCCTTCGCCAGCCAGGGCTTGGCCGTACTGCGCGAGTTGGGGATTGCCGACGACGCGCCGCAGGTCAACCCGAACGGCGGCGCCATTGCCCTTGGCCATCCGCTGGGCATGAGCGGCGCGCGTCTGGTACTGACCGCCCTGCATCAGCTGGAAAAAACTGGCGGCAGCAAAGGCCTGGCGACCATGTGTGTCGGTGTTGGCCAAGGCCTGGCCCTGGCGATCGAACGCGTTTGA
- a CDS encoding CoA-transferase subunit beta gives MMAYSTNEMMTVAAARRLKNGSVCFVGIGLPSKAANLARLTSSPDVVLIYESGPIGAKPSVLPLSIGDGELAETADTVVPTGEIFRYWLQGGRIDVGFLGAAQVDRFGNINTTVVGDYHQPKVRLPGAGGAPEIAGSAKSVLIILKQSARSFVDKLDFITSVGHGEGGDSRKRLGLPGAGPVGIITDLCIMEPEEGSHEFVVTALHPGVTREQVVAATGWAIRFADQVTTSAEPTEIELTALRDLEARTAAAHGQAPGEA, from the coding sequence ATAATGGCTTACTCCACCAATGAAATGATGACCGTCGCCGCCGCGCGCCGCCTGAAGAACGGTTCGGTGTGCTTCGTTGGCATCGGCCTGCCTTCCAAGGCTGCCAACCTGGCGCGCCTGACGTCGTCGCCGGATGTGGTGCTGATCTATGAGTCCGGCCCGATTGGCGCCAAGCCATCCGTGCTGCCGCTGTCCATCGGCGACGGCGAGCTTGCGGAAACCGCAGACACCGTGGTGCCTACCGGTGAGATTTTTCGCTACTGGCTGCAGGGCGGGCGCATTGACGTCGGCTTCCTCGGTGCGGCTCAGGTCGACCGTTTCGGCAATATCAACACCACCGTGGTCGGTGATTATCACCAGCCCAAAGTGCGCCTGCCGGGTGCCGGTGGCGCGCCGGAGATCGCCGGCTCCGCCAAGAGCGTGCTGATCATCCTCAAGCAGTCGGCGCGTTCGTTTGTCGACAAGCTGGACTTCATCACCTCGGTTGGCCACGGCGAAGGCGGCGACTCACGTAAACGCCTGGGTCTGCCAGGCGCCGGTCCGGTAGGCATCATTACCGACCTGTGCATCATGGAACCGGAGGAGGGCAGCCACGAGTTTGTCGTCACCGCCCTGCACCCCGGCGTAACCCGTGAGCAAGTGGTGGCCGCCACCGGTTGGGCGATTCGTTTTGCCGACCAGGTGACCACCAGCGCCGAACCTACCGAGATTGAACTGACCGCCCTGCGCGACCTTGAGGCACGCACTGCTGCGGCCCACGGCCAAGCCCCCGGAGAAGCCTGA
- a CDS encoding CoA transferase subunit A — protein sequence MAEILSLADAVKQFVNDGDTVALEGFTHLIPTAAGHEIIRQGKKDLTLVRMTPDLIYDQLIGAGCARKLIFSWGGNPGVGSLHRLRDAVEKQWPQPLEIEEHSHADLANAYVAGASGLPFAVLRAYAGSDLPKVNPLIKTVTCPFTGEVLAAVPSVRPDITVIHAQKADRKGNVLLWGILGVQKEAALAAKRCIVTVEEIVDDLKAPMNACVLPTWALTAVCHVPGGAHPSYAHGYTERDNRFYQAWDPIARDRETFTAWINEYIHGTANFSEFQAKLATAQEAK from the coding sequence ATGGCTGAAATCCTTTCGCTGGCTGATGCGGTCAAGCAGTTCGTGAATGACGGTGACACCGTTGCACTGGAAGGCTTTACTCACCTGATCCCTACGGCGGCGGGTCATGAAATCATTCGTCAGGGCAAGAAAGACCTGACCCTGGTGCGCATGACGCCTGACCTGATTTACGACCAGTTGATCGGTGCGGGCTGTGCACGCAAGCTGATTTTCTCCTGGGGCGGCAACCCGGGCGTGGGCTCCCTGCATCGCCTGCGGGACGCGGTTGAAAAGCAATGGCCGCAACCGCTGGAGATCGAAGAACACAGCCACGCCGACCTGGCCAATGCCTACGTCGCCGGTGCCTCCGGCCTGCCATTCGCGGTGCTGCGGGCCTACGCCGGTTCCGACCTGCCCAAGGTCAACCCGCTGATCAAGACCGTGACTTGCCCCTTCACCGGCGAAGTGCTGGCTGCCGTGCCATCGGTGCGCCCGGACATCACCGTGATCCACGCACAAAAGGCTGACCGCAAGGGCAACGTGTTGCTCTGGGGCATCCTCGGGGTGCAGAAAGAAGCGGCCCTGGCGGCCAAGCGCTGCATCGTCACCGTCGAAGAAATCGTCGATGACCTCAAGGCACCGATGAACGCCTGCGTCCTGCCGACCTGGGCCCTGACTGCCGTGTGTCATGTGCCGGGTGGCGCGCATCCGTCCTACGCCCACGGTTACACCGAACGTGACAACCGCTTCTACCAGGCGTGGGACCCGATTGCCCGGGACCGTGAGACGTTTACTGCGTGGATCAACGAATACATCCACGGCACCGCCAACTTCAGTGAATTCCAGGCCAAGCTGGCCACCGCGCAGGAGGCCAAATAA
- a CDS encoding MFS transporter: protein MNQPSPAVGTCLDVQSFINAQPLSRYQWRVVILCFLIVFLDGLDTAAMGFIAPALSQDWGIDRASLGPVMSAALIGMVFGALGSGPLADRFGRKVVLVGAVLVFGAFSLASAYSSNVDQLLILRFLTGLGLGAGMPNATTLLSEYTPERHKSLLVTSMFCGFNLGMAGGGFISAKLIPAFGWHSLLMIGGILPLILAVVLLFWLPESARYLVVRNRGTDKVRKTLAPIEPSIVAQASSFSVPEQKTVKARNVFAVIFSGTYSAGTLLLWLTYFMGLVIVYLLTSWLPTLMRDSGASMEQAAFIGALFQFGGVLSAVGVGWAMDRFNPHKVIGAFYLLAGVFAYAVGQSLGNITLLATLVLIAGMCVNGAQSAMPSLAARFYPTQGRATGVSWMLGIGRFGAILGAWMGATLLGLGWNFEQVLTALVIPAALATTAVVIKGMVSHADAT, encoded by the coding sequence ATGAATCAGCCTTCACCTGCTGTCGGTACTTGCCTGGACGTTCAGTCCTTCATCAACGCCCAGCCGCTGTCGCGGTATCAGTGGCGGGTGGTGATCCTGTGTTTTCTCATCGTCTTCCTCGACGGCCTCGACACGGCCGCCATGGGCTTTATTGCCCCGGCGCTGTCCCAGGACTGGGGCATCGACCGCGCCAGTCTCGGCCCGGTGATGAGCGCCGCGTTGATCGGCATGGTCTTTGGCGCCCTCGGCTCCGGCCCACTCGCCGACCGCTTCGGACGCAAGGTGGTGCTGGTGGGGGCGGTATTGGTGTTTGGTGCCTTCAGCCTGGCATCGGCCTACAGCAGCAACGTCGATCAACTGCTGATCCTGCGTTTCCTCACCGGCCTGGGCCTGGGCGCGGGCATGCCGAATGCCACGACGCTGCTCTCCGAATACACCCCGGAGCGCCATAAGTCGCTGCTGGTGACCAGCATGTTCTGCGGCTTCAACCTGGGCATGGCCGGTGGTGGGTTTATCTCGGCCAAGTTGATCCCGGCCTTTGGCTGGCACAGCCTGCTGATGATCGGCGGCATCTTGCCGTTGATCCTCGCGGTGGTGTTGCTGTTCTGGCTGCCGGAGTCGGCGCGTTACCTGGTGGTGCGCAATCGCGGCACCGACAAGGTGCGCAAGACCCTCGCGCCCATCGAGCCCAGCATCGTCGCCCAAGCCTCAAGCTTCAGCGTACCCGAGCAAAAAACCGTCAAGGCGCGCAACGTGTTCGCGGTGATCTTCTCGGGCACCTACAGCGCCGGCACCTTGCTGTTGTGGCTGACTTATTTCATGGGCCTTGTGATTGTTTACCTGCTGACCAGTTGGCTGCCGACCCTCATGCGTGACAGCGGCGCCAGCATGGAACAGGCCGCATTTATCGGTGCGTTATTCCAGTTCGGCGGCGTGCTAAGCGCAGTCGGCGTGGGCTGGGCGATGGATCGGTTCAATCCCCACAAGGTCATCGGCGCCTTCTATCTGCTGGCCGGGGTGTTTGCCTACGCGGTGGGGCAGAGCCTGGGCAATATCACGCTGCTGGCGACCCTGGTGCTGATCGCCGGTATGTGCGTCAACGGTGCGCAATCGGCGATGCCATCGTTGGCCGCACGCTTCTACCCAACCCAGGGCCGTGCCACCGGTGTGTCGTGGATGCTCGGCATCGGCCGTTTTGGCGCGATCCTCGGTGCATGGATGGGCGCAACCTTGCTGGGCCTGGGCTGGAACTTCGAACAGGTGCTGACGGCACTGGTGATACCAGCGGCATTGGCCACCACCGCGGTGGTGATCAAGGGCATGGTCAGTCATGCGGACGCCACCTGA
- the pcaR gene encoding pca regulon transcriptional regulator PcaR has protein sequence MNDQLRNSFASVAPPIVASPAKRIQAFTGDPDFMTSLARGLAVVQAFQERKRHLTIAQISHRTEIPRAAVRRCLHTLIKLGYATTDGRTYSLLPKVLTLGHAYLSSTPLAVSAQPYLDRMSEQLHEACNMATLEGDDILYIARSATTQRLISIDLSVGGRLPAYCTSMGRILLAALDDASLQDYLDHADLQTKTSRTLTTPQALLECLQEVRQQGWCIVDQELEQGLRSIAVPVYDASGQVLAALNVSTHAGRVSRSELEQRFLPSMLSASQELSAQLFA, from the coding sequence ATGAACGATCAATTGCGCAACTCCTTCGCATCAGTGGCGCCGCCGATCGTTGCGTCACCGGCCAAGCGTATCCAGGCGTTTACCGGTGATCCGGACTTCATGACCTCTCTGGCCCGTGGCCTGGCCGTGGTGCAGGCGTTCCAGGAACGCAAGCGCCACCTGACCATCGCCCAGATCAGCCACCGCACGGAAATTCCCCGCGCCGCCGTACGTCGTTGCCTGCATACCCTGATCAAACTCGGCTATGCCACCACCGACGGGCGTACCTATTCGCTGCTGCCCAAGGTGTTGACCCTCGGCCACGCGTACCTGTCGTCCACGCCCCTGGCGGTTTCCGCCCAACCCTACCTGGACCGCATGAGCGAGCAACTCCACGAAGCCTGCAACATGGCGACCCTGGAAGGCGATGACATCCTCTACATTGCCCGCTCCGCCACCACCCAGCGCCTGATTTCCATCGACCTTTCCGTGGGCGGCCGTCTCCCGGCCTACTGCACCTCCATGGGCCGTATCCTGCTGGCGGCGCTGGATGATGCCTCGCTGCAGGACTACCTCGACCACGCCGACCTGCAAACCAAGACCAGCCGCACCCTCACCACCCCGCAAGCCTTGCTCGAATGCCTGCAGGAAGTGCGGCAACAAGGCTGGTGCATTGTCGACCAGGAACTGGAACAAGGCCTGCGTTCCATCGCTGTGCCGGTGTACGACGCTTCCGGCCAGGTTCTGGCTGCGCTGAACGTCAGCACCCATGCCGGGCGGGTCAGCCGCAGTGAGCTGGAGCAGCGTTTTCTGCCAAGCATGCTCAGCGCCAGCCAGGAGCTGAGTGCCCAGCTGTTTGCGTAA
- a CDS encoding inorganic phosphate transporter, with product MIDLFSGLDAWVLVSLLLALAFVLAFEFINGFHDTANAVATVIYTKAMPPHLAVFFSGVFNFLGVLLGGVGVAYAIVHLLPVELLINVNTGHGLAMVFSLLAAAITWNLGTWYFGIPASSSHTLIGSILGVGLANALINDIPLADGVNWQKAIDIGASLVFSPMAGFVVAALVLLGLKWWRPLSKMHKTPDQRRKLDDKKHPPFWNRLVLVISAMAVSFVHGSNDGQKGIGLIMLVLIGIVPAQFVLDLGSTTYQIERTRDATLHLNQFYQRNHETLGEFLALGKSVKDDLPGKFQCNPQQTEPTINALLDTLKGVSDYHSLTAEHRIEVRRYLLCLDDTAKKVGKLPGLEAREKSDLDKLRKDLTATTEYAPFWVILAVALALGLGTMVGWKRVVLTIGEKIGKQGMTYAQGMSAQITTASMIGLANIFSLPVSTTHVLSSGVAGTMVANKSGLQGGTVKTILMAWVLTLPATVGLSAGLFWLASKALGS from the coding sequence ATGATCGATTTATTCAGCGGACTGGATGCTTGGGTTCTAGTGAGCCTGTTGCTCGCCCTGGCCTTTGTCCTCGCCTTCGAGTTCATCAATGGCTTTCATGACACCGCTAACGCGGTTGCCACAGTCATCTATACCAAAGCCATGCCTCCGCATCTGGCCGTGTTCTTCTCCGGGGTGTTCAACTTCCTCGGCGTGTTGCTCGGCGGTGTCGGTGTTGCATATGCCATCGTGCACTTGCTGCCGGTGGAGTTGCTGATCAATGTGAACACCGGCCACGGTCTGGCCATGGTCTTCTCATTATTGGCCGCGGCGATCACCTGGAACCTCGGCACCTGGTATTTCGGGATCCCGGCGTCCAGTTCCCACACCCTGATCGGCTCGATCCTCGGTGTCGGCCTGGCCAACGCCCTGATCAACGACATTCCCCTGGCTGACGGCGTGAACTGGCAGAAAGCGATCGATATCGGTGCCTCGCTGGTGTTCTCGCCGATGGCCGGTTTCGTGGTGGCAGCCCTGGTGCTGCTCGGCCTGAAGTGGTGGCGCCCGCTGTCAAAGATGCACAAGACACCGGACCAGCGCCGCAAGCTCGACGACAAGAAGCACCCACCGTTCTGGAACCGCCTGGTACTGGTGATTTCGGCAATGGCCGTGAGCTTCGTGCACGGCTCCAACGATGGTCAGAAAGGTATCGGCCTGATCATGCTGGTGTTGATTGGTATCGTCCCGGCGCAGTTCGTACTGGACTTGGGCAGCACCACTTACCAGATCGAGCGTACCCGCGACGCGACGCTGCACTTGAATCAGTTCTACCAGCGTAATCACGAAACCCTCGGTGAGTTCCTCGCTCTGGGCAAGAGTGTGAAAGACGATTTGCCGGGCAAGTTCCAGTGCAATCCGCAGCAGACTGAACCGACCATCAACGCCCTGCTGGATACATTGAAGGGGGTCTCTGACTACCATTCGTTGACTGCCGAGCACCGCATTGAAGTGCGTCGTTATCTGTTGTGCCTGGATGACACCGCGAAGAAGGTGGGCAAGTTGCCTGGCCTGGAAGCGCGTGAGAAGTCGGACCTGGACAAGTTGCGCAAGGATCTGACGGCTACTACCGAATATGCACCGTTCTGGGTGATCCTGGCGGTAGCGCTGGCCTTGGGCCTGGGCACCATGGTGGGCTGGAAGCGTGTGGTGTTGACCATTGGTGAGAAGATCGGCAAGCAAGGGATGACGTATGCCCAGGGCATGTCGGCGCAGATCACCACGGCCAGCATGATTGGTTTGGCTAACATCTTTAGCCTGCCGGTTTCCACGACCCATGTGTTGTCTTCGGGTGTGGCCGGGACCATGGTGGCTAACAAGAGTGGGCTGCAAGGCGGTACCGTTAAGACCATTTTGATGGCTTGGGTGTTGACCTTGCCGGCGACTGTGGGCCTTTCGGCCGGGTTGTTCTGGTTGGCTTCCAAGGCTTTGGGTAGCTGA
- the ccoM gene encoding cytochrome c oxidase subunit CcoM: MFFDNVVFAGVLTVGLMVMFFVGFGIFIWKDANKRKKP, translated from the coding sequence ATGTTTTTCGATAATGTGGTATTTGCCGGAGTGCTGACGGTTGGCCTCATGGTGATGTTCTTTGTAGGGTTTGGAATTTTTATCTGGAAAGACGCTAACAAGCGTAAGAAGCCTTAG
- a CDS encoding LysR substrate-binding domain-containing protein, with protein MALHKDLPPLLALRAFEAVARNLSFIKAAAELSVTQSALSHQVQKLEQHLGKPLFVRRTRAIDLTEDGQHYYDQIRPALDVIAAATRQQQIPPATSVLRVGLLASFATLWLAPRLAGFLSRYPHIQVELVPAIQLADVAAAEVDLAIRYGKGDWADVQATRLMSETLSPVCSPAFKASLLENGPLLMATSHRPFEWTDWSRHYQVDVEHYPKALLHDYNIVVEAAVAGQGIAMGRHRLIERRLKDGTLVEAFDQPPYHSEIGYWLITSQGGTSQAANCFSEWLREICADA; from the coding sequence GTGGCACTGCACAAGGACCTTCCCCCACTCCTGGCCCTGCGCGCCTTTGAAGCCGTGGCCCGGAATCTGAGTTTTATCAAGGCTGCCGCCGAACTGTCGGTGACCCAAAGCGCCCTCAGCCATCAAGTGCAGAAGCTCGAACAACATCTGGGCAAGCCTCTATTTGTCCGACGCACCCGCGCCATCGATCTGACCGAAGACGGCCAACACTACTACGACCAAATCCGCCCCGCCCTCGACGTCATCGCCGCCGCTACCCGCCAGCAACAAATACCACCCGCCACCAGCGTGCTGCGCGTCGGCCTGCTCGCCTCGTTCGCCACCTTGTGGCTGGCGCCGCGCCTGGCCGGGTTTCTTAGCCGCTACCCGCACATCCAGGTGGAGTTGGTACCCGCGATTCAACTGGCAGATGTCGCCGCCGCCGAGGTCGACCTGGCGATTCGCTACGGCAAAGGCGACTGGGCCGACGTGCAGGCCACCCGCTTGATGAGCGAAACCCTGTCACCGGTTTGCAGCCCAGCTTTCAAGGCCAGCCTACTGGAGAACGGCCCCCTGCTGATGGCCACCTCGCACCGCCCTTTCGAGTGGACCGACTGGTCCCGGCATTACCAAGTGGATGTGGAGCACTACCCCAAGGCACTGTTACACGACTACAACATCGTGGTGGAAGCTGCCGTCGCCGGCCAGGGCATCGCCATGGGCCGCCACCGCCTGATCGAGCGCAGGTTGAAGGACGGCACATTGGTGGAAGCCTTCGACCAGCCGCCCTACCACAGCGAGATCGGTTACTGGCTGATCACCTCGCAAGGCGGTACCAGCCAAGCGGCCAACTGTTTCAGTGAATGGCTGCGGGAAATCTGTGCTGACGCATGA
- a CDS encoding RidA family protein, giving the protein MSHSISQRVQALGLSLPTPSQPIANYVNYVISQNQLFISGQIPLLDGKPTYIGRLGESISEDEGAKAAELAALGLLAQLSDALGDDLSRLVRIIRLGVFIASSGDFQRQGAVANGASNLLVNALGDKGRHVRTAVGVASLPGGVAVEVDAIFELQP; this is encoded by the coding sequence ATGAGCCACTCCATCTCGCAACGCGTACAAGCCCTCGGCCTGAGCCTACCAACACCCAGCCAGCCGATCGCCAACTACGTCAATTACGTGATCAGCCAGAACCAACTGTTTATCTCCGGCCAAATTCCGCTGCTGGACGGCAAGCCGACGTACATTGGCCGACTCGGCGAGTCCATCAGCGAAGACGAAGGCGCTAAAGCCGCCGAACTCGCTGCGCTGGGCCTGCTCGCACAATTGAGCGATGCCTTGGGCGATGACCTGTCGCGGCTGGTGCGCATCATTCGGTTGGGCGTGTTTATCGCCAGCAGCGGTGATTTCCAGCGCCAGGGCGCAGTGGCCAATGGCGCCTCGAACCTGCTGGTGAACGCCCTTGGCGACAAAGGTCGCCATGTCCGTACTGCCGTGGGCGTCGCCAGTTTGCCAGGCGGCGTGGCAGTGGAGGTTGATGCCATTTTCGAGCTGCAGCCGTGA